A region of Schistocerca americana isolate TAMUIC-IGC-003095 unplaced genomic scaffold, iqSchAmer2.1 HiC_scaffold_42, whole genome shotgun sequence DNA encodes the following proteins:
- the LOC124582597 gene encoding proline-rich protein HaeIII subfamily 1-like codes for MWAYGLLLRRGKPTPPAGETDAPGGGNRRPRRGKPTPPAGETDAPGGGNRRPRRGKPTPPAGETDAPGGGNRRPRRGKPTPPAGETDAPGGGNRRPRRGKPTPPAGETDAPGGGNRRPRRGKPTPPAGETDAPGGGNRRPRRGKPTPPAGETDAPGGGNRRPRRGKPTPPAGETDNRCVPHG; via the exons atgtgggcatacggactgctactgaggcgggggaaaccgacgcccccggcgggggaaaccgacgcccccggcgggggaaaccgacgcccccggcgggggaaaccgacgcccccggcgggggaaaccgacgcccccggcgggggaaaccgacgcccccggcgggggaaaccgacgcccccggcgggggaaaccgacgcccccggcgggggaaaccgacgcccccggcgggggaaaccgacgcccccggcgggggaaaccgacgcccccggcgggggaaaccgacgcccccggcgggggaaaccgacgcccccggcgggggaaaccgacgcccccggcgggggaaaccgacgcccccggcgggggaaaccgacgcccccggcgggggaaaccgacgcccccggcgggggaaaccgacgcccccggcgggggaaaccgacgcccccggcgggggaaaccgacgcccccggcgggggaaaccgacgcccccggcgggggaaaccgacgcccccggcgggggaaaccgacaatcg gtgtgtgcctcatggttga